The genomic window ATTATGAGTGCAAAAGCCTCCACAAGGGCGGGTGCTGGGCTTGTGAGCGTGGGCGTGCCAGAGGGTCTAAACCACATCTTTGAAACAAGCCTTTTAGAGGAGATGAGTATTCCTCTAAAGGGTCAAGAGAGACTTTCTATTGAGGCTACAAGGCAGGTTATAGAAATTCAAGAGAGGTTTTCTGCCATCGGCGTGGGTATGGGCATGGATAGGTATGAGGAGGGAAGGCAGATAGTAAAGGAGCTCCTTTTGCATGTTAAAAAGCCTTTGCTTTTGGATGCGGATGCTCTAAACAACCTTGCGGACTTGGGGGTAGAAGTCTTGAAAGAAAGAGAAGGCACAACGGTGCTTACTCCACATGTGGGTGAGTTCCAAAGGTTAACAGGTCTTGAAAAAAACCACATCTTGGAAAACTTCTTAGAGGTGGCTCAAGAGTTTGCGGTAAAGTATGCCTGCTATCTGGTTCTTAAGTCCTCAAGGACTGTTATAGCTACTCCAGAGGGTAGAGTTTTCCTTTCCACGAGAGGCACGCCTGCCATGGCAAAGGGTGGTGTGGGTGATGTGCTTGCAGGCATCCTTACCACGCTCCTTGGAAGAGGTATGCCAACGGAAGAAGCTTTGAAGTTGGGTGTTTTCTTGCATGGTCTTGCAGGCGAGATAGCGGAAAGCAAAAGACACAGAGAAAGTCTAAGAGCCCTTGACCTTGTGGAAGAGCTTCCAAATGCCTATAATCTAATAGAGAATGAAGCCTATAGCCTTCCTTTTGCTTACATTCCTTAGT from Aquificaceae bacterium includes these protein-coding regions:
- a CDS encoding NAD(P)H-hydrate dehydratase, producing the protein QMQEIDRRAIEGLGIPSLLLMEKAGLSVVEVIRREFPSAKRVLVVAGKGNNGGDGLVVARHLHLLGYRVSYVLALGEDLKGDARLQLEILRRLGLEPAREVDFSEFDLVVDALFGTGFEPPVRGEAIRWIELINKSGLPVVCVDIPSGLSADSPKEYEPSVRGTITITFQFPKPCHLLHPVSLRCGKLYVANIGIPQWLAQDIKTELLTRVKVPNRPANAHKGLMGHVLLVGGSVGKTGAVIMSAKASTRAGAGLVSVGVPEGLNHIFETSLLEEMSIPLKGQERLSIEATRQVIEIQERFSAIGVGMGMDRYEEGRQIVKELLLHVKKPLLLDADALNNLADLGVEVLKEREGTTVLTPHVGEFQRLTGLEKNHILENFLEVAQEFAVKYACYLVLKSSRTVIATPEGRVFLSTRGTPAMAKGGVGDVLAGILTTLLGRGMPTEEALKLGVFLHGLAGEIAESKRHRESLRALDLVEELPNAYNLIENEAYSLPFAYIP